One region of Salvia miltiorrhiza cultivar Shanhuang (shh) chromosome 3, IMPLAD_Smil_shh, whole genome shotgun sequence genomic DNA includes:
- the LOC131015611 gene encoding brassinosteroid-responsive RING protein 1-like has product MGFPVGYTDLFLPKLLVYLLTVLGFVRKFVYALLSLLGLGDFLEPETASYASREESGAEPRSVSAALIRELLPVVRFADLEEDLDPPESCAVCLYEFGGEDEIRRLTNCRHIFHRSCVDRWMDHDQKTCPLCRTQFIPEDMQEAFNERLWLASGISDLYGDYSPITAGL; this is encoded by the coding sequence ATGGGGTTTCCGGTTGGATACACTGATTTATTCCTCCCGAAATTGCTGGTATATTTGCTAACGGTGTTAGGATTTGTGCGGAAATTCGTGTACGCTCTTCTATCTCTATTAGGGCTGGGGGATTTCCTGGAGCCGGAAACGGCGTCGTACGCGTCGCGCGAGGAGTCCGGGGCTGAGCCGAGGTCGGTGTCGGCGGCGCTGATTCGGGAGCTGCTGCCGGTGGTGAGGTTCGCGGATTTGGAGGAGGATCTGGACCCGCCGGAGAGCTGCGCGGTGTGCCTGTACGAGTTCGGCGGCGAGGACGAGATCCGGCGGCTGACGAACTGCCGGCACATCTTCCACCGGAGCTGCGTGGACCGGTGGATGGACCACGATCAGAAGACGTGCCCGCTGTGCCGGACGCAGTTCATACCGGAGGATATGCAAGAGGCCTTCAACGAGCGCCTCTGGCTCGCCTCCGGCATCTCCGATCTCTACGGCGACTACTCGCCGATTACTGCTGGTTTGTAG